A window from Thermodesulforhabdaceae bacterium encodes these proteins:
- a CDS encoding fatty acid--CoA ligase — MVPKAIVKTVSAYDYPLIIRHLLHTPKQIAKDMEIVYRDIKRIKYGEFFERLERLANMLRRLGVKPGSVVGVMDWDSHRYLECYFAVPMMGAVLHTINVRLSPEQILYTINHAEDEILLVNSDFLPIVEKFRDQLKTVKNIILIQDTPQSYSSSINVVGEYEDLIKESEPEYNFEDFPENTMATLFYTTGTTGNPKGVYFSHRQIVLHTLARAAQTALKPGGNFINRADVYMPLTPMFHVHAWGFPYTATMLGIKQVYPGRYEPETILKLITSEKVTVSHCVPTLLHMLLTHPKSKDFDLSGWRVGVGGAPFPEAICKAALERGIDASSGYGMSETCPEIAHAFLQPFMVNWSIDEQVKIRTKTGIPIMLVEMKIVDPNGKELPHDGKSTGELIVRGPWFTQGYFKDPEKSEELWRGGWLHTGDVGYIDPQGYLKITDRIKDIIKTGGEWVSSIELENIILKHEAVSEAAAIGVSHEKWGERPIVLVVLKPDYVNKVTEEDLKRFFGEFVEKGLITKWAIPDRIIFVGALPKTSIGKLDKKLMRHQIKELMNMEICRE; from the coding sequence ATGGTTCCAAAAGCTATCGTAAAAACAGTATCAGCATATGACTATCCCCTTATAATAAGACATCTTCTCCATACCCCTAAACAAATAGCAAAAGACATGGAGATTGTTTATAGAGATATTAAAAGAATAAAATATGGCGAATTTTTCGAACGACTTGAACGTCTGGCTAATATGTTGAGAAGGTTAGGGGTTAAACCTGGAAGCGTAGTTGGTGTTATGGATTGGGATTCTCACAGATATCTTGAATGTTACTTCGCAGTTCCTATGATGGGGGCTGTCCTTCACACCATAAATGTAAGACTTTCTCCTGAACAAATCTTATATACAATTAACCATGCTGAGGATGAGATTCTTTTGGTAAATAGTGATTTTTTGCCAATAGTTGAGAAATTTAGAGATCAACTTAAGACTGTAAAAAATATCATTCTAATCCAAGACACTCCACAGTCGTATAGTAGCTCAATAAATGTTGTAGGTGAATACGAAGATCTTATTAAAGAATCTGAACCTGAATATAACTTTGAAGATTTTCCTGAAAATACCATGGCCACATTATTTTATACCACTGGAACAACAGGGAATCCTAAAGGCGTATATTTTAGTCACCGTCAAATCGTGCTTCACACACTTGCTAGGGCTGCTCAGACGGCTTTAAAGCCGGGAGGGAATTTCATAAATAGAGCAGACGTTTATATGCCTCTGACCCCTATGTTTCATGTCCATGCTTGGGGGTTTCCATATACTGCCACTATGCTTGGGATAAAGCAAGTTTATCCGGGACGATATGAACCGGAGACAATACTCAAGTTAATAACCTCAGAAAAAGTTACCGTAAGTCACTGTGTGCCAACCCTTCTTCATATGCTTCTTACTCACCCTAAATCGAAAGACTTTGATTTATCTGGATGGAGAGTTGGAGTGGGTGGAGCTCCATTTCCAGAAGCTATTTGTAAAGCTGCTCTCGAAAGAGGAATAGATGCATCAAGTGGTTATGGAATGTCGGAAACCTGTCCTGAAATAGCTCATGCTTTCCTTCAGCCTTTCATGGTTAACTGGAGCATAGACGAACAGGTAAAAATTCGGACCAAGACTGGCATTCCAATTATGCTTGTCGAAATGAAAATTGTAGATCCAAATGGAAAAGAACTTCCGCATGATGGTAAATCAACAGGAGAACTTATTGTTCGTGGTCCATGGTTCACTCAGGGATACTTTAAAGATCCCGAGAAAAGCGAAGAGTTGTGGCGTGGTGGCTGGCTGCACACCGGAGATGTTGGGTATATTGATCCACAGGGTTATCTGAAGATAACTGATCGTATTAAAGATATTATTAAAACAGGTGGAGAATGGGTTTCATCTATTGAACTCGAGAATATAATTTTGAAACATGAAGCCGTGAGTGAAGCGGCTGCCATAGGTGTAAGTCATGAAAAGTGGGGCGAGAGACCTATAGTGTTAGTAGTTTTAAAGCCAGATTATGTAAATAAAGTCACAGAAGAAGACTTGAAAAGATTTTTCGGCGAATTTGTAGAGAAAGGCTTAATAACTAAGTGGGCGATTCCGGATCGCATCATATTTGTTGGTGCTCTTCCTAAAACAAGTATTGGAAAGCTTGATAAAAAGTTAATGCGTCACCAGATTAAGGAACTTATGAATATGGAAATATGTAGGGAGTAA
- a CDS encoding TRAP transporter substrate-binding protein produces the protein MKKTLSALLVCFCILGIGICELFAGTVIKLQCAYPENANVGKSTQFFADEVKKLTNGEVEIRIFWPGQLVKTEEAFNAIRMGMIDAYSGSLLYFVGMVPEVNVQWLPFNWIDAKEAQEVFEKTEYLKIMNEALKKHGLLYLAPLSVGSMGLMTKFPVNTIEDLKGKKIRAVGMEAEIVKALGASAVNIAGAEQYMALQRGVADGTDYPWYTMEQYKFYEVLKYIIKPAFHTPGIVEIIISEKTFEGLSESQKKAIKEAATAAMKRSIELTDQWDRDALINAEKHGVKVIELSEKEVRRLRELTAPLWDAEAKRSKYSEELVKILKEYNKMKGREF, from the coding sequence ATGAAAAAAACATTGTCAGCTCTCTTGGTGTGTTTTTGTATTCTTGGAATCGGGATTTGTGAACTTTTCGCTGGGACAGTAATAAAGTTACAATGTGCTTATCCAGAGAATGCTAATGTGGGTAAGTCAACTCAATTTTTCGCTGATGAGGTTAAAAAATTAACAAATGGTGAAGTGGAAATAAGAATTTTCTGGCCTGGACAATTGGTTAAAACTGAGGAAGCCTTCAATGCAATTCGTATGGGAATGATTGATGCTTATTCAGGATCACTTTTGTACTTTGTGGGGATGGTTCCGGAAGTTAACGTTCAGTGGCTTCCGTTTAACTGGATAGATGCTAAAGAAGCCCAAGAAGTTTTCGAAAAAACAGAGTATCTCAAAATAATGAATGAAGCCTTGAAAAAACATGGTCTTTTGTATCTTGCGCCTCTTTCTGTGGGAAGTATGGGGCTTATGACTAAGTTTCCTGTGAATACTATTGAGGATTTAAAGGGTAAGAAAATTCGCGCCGTGGGAATGGAAGCTGAAATCGTAAAAGCTCTTGGAGCCAGTGCAGTAAATATTGCTGGTGCAGAGCAATACATGGCTCTTCAACGTGGAGTTGCTGATGGTACGGACTATCCGTGGTATACAATGGAACAGTATAAGTTCTATGAAGTACTGAAGTATATAATAAAACCAGCTTTTCATACTCCTGGCATAGTTGAAATCATTATTAGCGAGAAAACTTTTGAGGGGCTTTCTGAGTCTCAAAAGAAAGCTATTAAGGAAGCAGCAACCGCAGCCATGAAGCGCAGTATAGAACTTACTGACCAGTGGGATAGAGATGCTTTGATCAATGCTGAGAAACATGGAGTAAAAGTGATAGAATTGTCAGAGAAAGAAGTTAGACGTTTGAGAGAATTAACCGCTCCTTTATGGGATGCCGAAGCAAAGAGATCAAAATACTCGGAAGAGCTTGTAAAGATTCTTAAGGAATACAATAAAATGAAAGGTAGAGAATTTTAG
- a CDS encoding TRAP transporter small permease subunit, whose translation MEKLEKVINIVNAFFSYIGAFFIMLIVVFIFMSIINRYFLNIPVNWPSEVSQYLQCAVVMLSASYCLQAGIHTRVDIFYGNFSYKKRMWINILSGFFVIGSSIPIVWYGTIIGWNSFMMGERSSSADHLPLWPSIIVVPLGAFFLGLQGLTTLLKSLITYINSKNPEGKLP comes from the coding sequence ATGGAAAAGTTGGAAAAGGTTATTAACATTGTAAATGCCTTTTTTAGTTACATTGGAGCGTTTTTTATAATGCTAATAGTTGTATTTATATTCATGTCAATAATAAACAGATATTTCCTGAACATACCGGTAAATTGGCCTAGTGAAGTTAGTCAGTATCTTCAGTGCGCAGTTGTTATGTTATCCGCGAGTTATTGTCTTCAGGCTGGTATTCACACAAGAGTAGACATATTTTATGGGAATTTTTCATATAAGAAGAGAATGTGGATTAATATTTTGTCCGGGTTTTTTGTCATTGGTTCCTCTATCCCTATAGTTTGGTATGGAACAATTATTGGGTGGAATTCTTTCATGATGGGAGAGAGATCATCATCGGCTGATCATCTACCTTTATGGCCATCCATTATCGTTGTGCCTTTAGGGGCTTTTTTCCTGGGGTTGCAGGGTCTTACCACACTTCTGAAAAGTCTGATAACATATATAAATAGTAAAAATCCGGAAGGTAAGCTACCATGA
- a CDS encoding TRAP transporter large permease subunit: MINSEAVVSIAVIGLIVSIGVGIPIAFSLLFITSAAVLHFWGPQGLLLLYSSVYGEGTNFLLLAIPLFIFMANMLKASGIANHLYDIIHKWFGNVPGGLAIGTVVMCAIFAAITGISSVATVTMGLISLPEMLKRGYNKTIAIGCINAGGALGILIPPSIIMVLYGAVSGASIGHLFMGGVIPGFILCGFYVLYIGIKCFFRPELGPPGKETYSIKEKVLALKAIALPILLIILVLGAMYFGIATPTEAAGIGALGAVVTSIVYKQFSWKELFKVARDSANLTCMIFWLIFGAQTFTSFLAYAGIQDMLQQYFLSLQVNKWIIMIFIQFVFFLLGMFLDPAGIILLTTPIFAPIVEKLGFDLVWFGILFTINMEMAYLTPPFGFNLFIMRGIAPSGVTMRDIYRSITPFVILQALCLALVMVFPEIALFLPKTMK; this comes from the coding sequence ATGATAAACAGCGAAGCTGTTGTTTCAATTGCAGTCATAGGGTTAATAGTAAGTATAGGTGTTGGTATCCCTATAGCTTTTTCTCTCTTATTTATAACATCTGCTGCTGTTTTGCATTTCTGGGGACCACAAGGACTTTTGCTGCTGTATAGCTCCGTTTATGGAGAAGGCACCAACTTTTTACTTCTTGCTATTCCACTTTTTATATTTATGGCAAATATGCTTAAAGCTAGTGGGATTGCTAACCACCTGTATGATATTATTCATAAATGGTTTGGCAATGTGCCTGGGGGGTTAGCAATCGGAACAGTCGTTATGTGTGCAATTTTTGCTGCTATAACCGGTATAAGTTCCGTAGCTACTGTGACCATGGGATTGATATCTCTTCCTGAAATGTTAAAGCGTGGTTATAATAAAACTATTGCTATTGGTTGCATCAATGCTGGAGGGGCCCTTGGGATTCTTATTCCCCCATCCATTATAATGGTTCTTTATGGGGCAGTTTCGGGTGCTTCTATTGGACATCTATTTATGGGTGGAGTAATACCAGGCTTTATACTCTGTGGATTCTATGTGCTTTATATAGGTATAAAGTGTTTCTTTCGTCCTGAACTTGGTCCTCCAGGAAAAGAAACGTATTCCATAAAAGAAAAAGTCTTGGCTCTTAAAGCTATTGCCCTTCCTATTTTATTGATTATTCTGGTTTTGGGAGCAATGTATTTCGGTATTGCTACTCCTACGGAAGCAGCAGGAATTGGAGCGCTTGGGGCCGTTGTTACATCCATAGTTTATAAGCAATTTTCATGGAAGGAATTATTTAAAGTAGCTAGAGATTCAGCCAATTTGACCTGCATGATATTTTGGCTAATCTTTGGAGCTCAAACTTTTACATCTTTTCTTGCCTATGCGGGTATTCAGGATATGCTACAACAATATTTCTTATCGCTTCAAGTCAATAAATGGATCATCATGATTTTTATCCAGTTTGTATTTTTCTTACTTGGGATGTTCCTGGATCCAGCAGGAATCATTTTGCTTACAACCCCCATCTTTGCCCCCATAGTAGAAAAGCTGGGATTTGATCTTGTCTGGTTTGGCATCCTTTTTACTATTAATATGGAGATGGCTTATTTGACCCCTCCTTTTGGATTCAACTTATTCATTATGAGAGGAATAGCACCTTCTGGAGTGACGATGAGAGATATTT